One Luteibacter sp. 9135 DNA segment encodes these proteins:
- a CDS encoding DUF2795 domain-containing protein, whose product MTRGVGGKSPANVQTYLEGVSYPADKAALISRAKENGAPGEVMDIIEQLDDRQYGGPQEVMKSYGDIE is encoded by the coding sequence ATGACCAGAGGTGTCGGCGGCAAGTCGCCCGCCAATGTGCAGACGTATCTCGAAGGCGTCAGCTATCCTGCCGACAAGGCAGCGTTGATTTCACGCGCGAAGGAAAACGGTGCGCCGGGCGAGGTGATGGACATCATCGAACAACTTGACGATCGTCAGTATGGTGGTCCTCAGGAAGTCATGAAGAGCTACGGCGACATCGAATAG
- a CDS encoding host attachment protein: protein MSKQPAARKVTWVIVADEHVARFLELPEQGNLVEVERLTDDDARSTSAELRNDAQGRRSPSVSGGIGGAPTLGTGTVTAPAGESEMHKEADTFARQVTERLLECFRAHRFSALRIVAAPRFLGLLRARADPAVVATITNELDKDLTHDQLDSLTRRLFPEHDGPRRKLEPRAAAAVRSGNRDIQP, encoded by the coding sequence ATGAGCAAGCAACCCGCCGCCAGGAAAGTCACCTGGGTCATCGTCGCCGACGAGCACGTCGCGCGCTTTCTCGAACTGCCAGAACAGGGCAACCTGGTCGAGGTGGAACGTCTCACCGACGACGATGCGCGAAGCACAAGCGCCGAACTGCGCAACGATGCGCAGGGGCGACGTTCCCCCAGCGTCTCCGGCGGGATCGGCGGCGCGCCGACCCTGGGCACCGGCACGGTCACCGCACCCGCCGGCGAGTCGGAGATGCACAAGGAAGCCGATACCTTCGCACGCCAGGTAACGGAACGGCTGCTGGAGTGTTTCCGCGCCCATCGTTTCAGCGCGCTGCGTATCGTCGCGGCGCCCCGCTTCCTTGGCTTGCTGCGCGCCAGGGCCGACCCGGCCGTGGTCGCCACGATCACCAACGAATTGGACAAAGACCTCACGCATGACCAGTTGGACTCACTGACACGCCGCTTGTTTCCCGAGCACGATGGGCCGCGCCGCAAGCTGGAGCCACGCGCAGCTGCGGCGGTGCGGTCGGGAAACAGGGATATCCAGCCTTGA
- a CDS encoding methyltransferase domain-containing protein has product MNSPLRTLQSHSAADVSGDVVHSLGPWFHNLHLPDGRQTAPDHPLGDYPAYKWAALGPQLPLDLQGKTVLDIGCNAGYFAIELARRGAHVTAMDHDPHYLRQASWATAQFGLGDRLSLRQGDIYDLTAEGSRYDIVLFLGVLYHLRYPLLGLDLAASVCRDTLVFQSLATGGPVGPADGEGDPGYLGRERLREDGWPRMAFIEHELAGDPTNWWVPNPAALHAMVRSTGYSVTAMADDILICRRGAGAEAAARRCHDMVAKLGSAAANEEVRHVG; this is encoded by the coding sequence ATGAATTCACCGCTGCGTACGTTGCAGTCCCACTCCGCGGCCGACGTATCCGGCGACGTGGTCCACTCGCTCGGCCCCTGGTTCCACAATCTGCATCTTCCTGACGGCAGGCAAACGGCGCCGGATCATCCCCTGGGCGATTATCCGGCTTACAAATGGGCAGCGTTGGGCCCTCAGCTACCGCTGGATCTGCAGGGCAAGACCGTGCTCGACATCGGCTGTAACGCCGGTTACTTCGCTATCGAGCTGGCGCGGCGCGGCGCCCACGTGACCGCGATGGACCATGACCCGCACTACCTGCGCCAGGCCTCCTGGGCCACGGCGCAGTTCGGGCTGGGCGATCGCCTCAGCCTGCGCCAGGGCGATATCTACGATCTGACCGCCGAAGGGTCGCGCTACGACATCGTGCTGTTCCTGGGCGTCCTCTATCACTTGCGCTACCCGCTGCTCGGTCTGGACCTAGCCGCATCGGTGTGCCGCGACACGCTGGTGTTCCAGAGCCTTGCCACCGGTGGGCCGGTCGGCCCCGCGGACGGTGAGGGTGACCCCGGCTACCTCGGCCGTGAGCGCCTGCGCGAGGACGGCTGGCCGCGCATGGCCTTCATCGAGCACGAGCTTGCCGGCGACCCGACCAACTGGTGGGTACCCAACCCCGCCGCCTTGCATGCCATGGTGCGATCGACCGGTTACAGCGTCACGGCCATGGCCGATGACATCCTGATCTGCCGGCGCGGAGCCGGCGCGGAGGCGGCCGCGCGCCGCTGTCATGACATGGTGGCGAAGCTCGGCTCCGCTGCCGCGAACGAAGAGGTGCGACATGTCGGATAA
- a CDS encoding CgeB family protein has translation MDIVFIGLSITSSWGNGHATTYRGLLRELDRQGHRVAFLERDVPWYAPHRDLPDPAYAATELYGSLDELRRRFSGMVRDADAVVVGSYVPDGAAVGDWVLDTARGVTAFYDIDTPVTLAKLATGEVEYLSAAQIGAYDLYLSFTGGPTLHHLEDRHGARCARAFYCAFDPDAYYPEPGDSGWDLGYLGTYSVDRQPRVDSMLVQPARRWEEGRFVVAGPMYPPSLSWPANVTRTDHIPPAEHRDFYNAQRFTLNVTRDDMRRAGWSPSVRLFEAAACATPIISDAWEGLDAFFEPGREIIVAEDSAQVLEVLRGMGEGERVAMGRRARERVMAAHTAAHRARELPLLFAEAAGAAPATLSASA, from the coding sequence ATGGATATCGTCTTCATCGGCCTGTCGATCACTTCGTCCTGGGGCAACGGGCATGCGACCACCTATCGCGGGCTGCTGCGCGAACTCGACCGTCAGGGACATCGGGTGGCGTTTCTCGAGCGTGACGTGCCGTGGTATGCCCCGCACCGGGACCTCCCCGATCCAGCGTACGCGGCTACCGAACTGTACGGCTCGCTGGACGAGTTGCGGCGCCGTTTTTCGGGCATGGTACGCGACGCGGATGCCGTGGTCGTAGGGTCCTACGTGCCGGACGGTGCCGCCGTCGGCGACTGGGTGCTCGACACGGCACGTGGGGTAACCGCCTTCTACGACATCGACACCCCGGTGACCCTGGCCAAGCTGGCCACAGGTGAGGTGGAGTACCTGTCGGCAGCACAGATCGGCGCCTATGACCTGTATCTTTCGTTCACCGGTGGCCCGACGCTGCATCACCTCGAGGATCGACACGGCGCCCGGTGCGCGCGCGCTTTCTACTGCGCCTTCGACCCCGACGCGTATTACCCCGAGCCGGGCGATTCGGGATGGGATCTGGGCTATCTGGGAACCTACAGCGTCGACCGCCAGCCGCGCGTGGACAGCATGCTGGTGCAGCCGGCGCGCCGCTGGGAGGAGGGGCGCTTCGTCGTGGCCGGGCCGATGTATCCGCCCTCATTGTCATGGCCCGCGAACGTCACCCGTACCGATCATATTCCCCCTGCGGAGCATCGCGATTTCTACAATGCGCAACGCTTCACCCTCAACGTCACCCGCGACGACATGCGGCGCGCCGGCTGGTCGCCCAGCGTCCGGTTGTTCGAGGCGGCAGCCTGCGCCACGCCGATCATCTCTGACGCATGGGAGGGGCTGGATGCCTTCTTCGAGCCAGGCCGGGAGATCATCGTGGCCGAAGACAGCGCGCAGGTGCTCGAGGTGCTGCGCGGGATGGGCGAGGGCGAGCGTGTCGCCATGGGTCGCCGGGCACGCGAACGGGTAATGGCCGCGCATACCGCTGCACATCGCGCGCGCGAGCTGCCACTCCTTTTTGCCGAGGCCGCCGGCGCGGCGCCCGCAACACTGTCCGCTTCCGCATGA
- a CDS encoding CgeB family protein yields the protein MKFAFFGSSLVSAYWNGAATYYRGLIRHLHERGHQVTFYEPDAYGRQQHRDMEDPDWARVVVYAATTDATHAALDDAAGADVIVKTSGVGVLDRTLEEGVLSLKRPDNVVIFWDVDAPATLDSVHAEQLNPFRRLIPRFDLICTYGGGAPVVDAYRALGARHCEPVYNALDPHTHYPVPRQDAFAADLGFLGNRLPDRESRVERFFLAAAEALPEKRFLLGGSGWEDKRMPPNVRYAGHVYTRDHNAFNATPRAVLNISRDSMARYGFSPATRVFEAAGAAACLITDAWEGIELFLEPGNEVLVAGGGDEVASHLATLDEQRARSIGAAALRRVLSEHTYAHRARQLEALLVGREVATLALAAMV from the coding sequence ATGAAATTCGCTTTCTTCGGTTCGAGCCTCGTCTCCGCCTACTGGAATGGCGCCGCCACGTATTACCGGGGATTGATCCGGCATCTGCACGAGCGTGGCCATCAGGTCACCTTCTACGAACCGGACGCTTATGGCCGTCAGCAACACCGCGACATGGAGGATCCGGACTGGGCGCGGGTGGTGGTCTATGCGGCCACGACCGATGCCACCCATGCCGCGCTCGACGATGCCGCAGGAGCGGACGTGATCGTCAAGACCAGCGGGGTCGGCGTACTCGACCGCACACTCGAAGAAGGCGTGCTTAGCCTGAAGCGGCCCGACAACGTGGTCATTTTCTGGGACGTGGACGCGCCGGCAACGCTCGACAGCGTGCATGCCGAGCAACTGAACCCGTTCCGTCGGCTGATCCCACGCTTCGACCTCATCTGCACCTATGGTGGCGGGGCGCCTGTGGTGGATGCCTATCGCGCGCTGGGCGCGCGGCATTGCGAGCCGGTCTACAACGCACTCGATCCCCATACGCACTATCCCGTGCCGCGTCAGGACGCCTTCGCTGCGGACCTCGGATTCCTCGGCAACCGGCTTCCGGATCGCGAGTCGCGGGTGGAGCGGTTCTTCCTTGCCGCCGCCGAGGCGCTGCCGGAGAAACGGTTCCTGCTCGGGGGTAGTGGCTGGGAAGACAAGCGCATGCCTCCCAATGTCCGCTACGCCGGCCATGTTTACACGCGCGACCATAACGCCTTCAATGCCACCCCGCGTGCCGTGCTGAACATCAGCCGCGACTCGATGGCGCGCTATGGATTCTCTCCCGCGACCCGCGTTTTCGAGGCGGCCGGGGCGGCGGCTTGCCTGATCACCGATGCATGGGAAGGGATCGAGTTGTTTCTCGAGCCGGGCAATGAGGTGCTGGTGGCCGGCGGCGGCGACGAGGTGGCTTCCCACCTGGCGACGCTGGACGAGCAACGCGCCCGGTCGATCGGCGCCGCCGCTCTGCGCCGGGTGCTCTCCGAGCATACGTATGCCCATCGTGCCCGCCAGCTGGAGGCGTTACTGGTCGGGCGCGAAGTGGCGACGCTGGCACTGGCCGCGATGGTCTGA
- a CDS encoding CgeB family protein translates to MTHIVMFYHSLISDWNHGNAHFLRGIASEMLDRGMRVTVYEPRGAWSLEQLMQEQGAGPVEAFHRAYPALGSHRYDPATLDLDEVLDEATLVLVHEWNSHDLVARIGRHRRDNPHYRLFFHDTHHRAVTEPEAMGAYDLSFYDGVLAFGGVIRDMYLAQGWAARAWTWHEAADTGVFHPMPELERRHDLVWIGNWGDGERTRELHEFLLDPARDLGLDGTVHGVRYPEDALRAIADTRLRFGGWLPNFAVPATFARHRFTVHVPRGPYVRALPGIPTIRPFEAMACGIPLISAPWDDDEHLFRPGQDFLPVRNGDEMRSAMRALRDDAAMADTVAASGLATVLARHTCAHRVDELLAIHASLADAPTSRIYA, encoded by the coding sequence ATGACGCACATCGTGATGTTCTACCACTCGCTTATCTCCGACTGGAACCACGGCAATGCCCATTTCCTGCGGGGTATCGCCAGTGAAATGCTGGACCGCGGCATGCGGGTGACGGTGTACGAGCCGCGCGGCGCCTGGAGCCTGGAGCAGCTCATGCAGGAGCAGGGCGCCGGACCGGTCGAAGCATTCCATCGCGCCTATCCCGCCCTGGGCAGCCATCGCTACGATCCCGCCACACTGGATCTGGATGAGGTACTGGACGAGGCGACCCTGGTGCTCGTGCACGAGTGGAATAGCCACGACCTGGTCGCGCGCATCGGCCGGCACCGTCGTGATAACCCCCACTACCGCCTTTTCTTCCACGATACCCATCACCGGGCGGTGACCGAGCCCGAGGCCATGGGCGCCTACGATCTTTCTTTCTATGACGGCGTGCTGGCCTTCGGCGGCGTGATTCGCGACATGTATCTGGCGCAGGGCTGGGCGGCGCGGGCATGGACGTGGCACGAAGCGGCCGATACGGGTGTGTTTCACCCCATGCCCGAACTGGAGCGCCGGCACGATCTGGTCTGGATCGGTAACTGGGGCGATGGGGAGCGTACCCGCGAACTGCACGAATTCTTGCTGGACCCGGCGCGCGACCTGGGCCTGGACGGAACAGTCCACGGCGTGCGCTACCCGGAAGACGCGCTGCGCGCTATCGCGGACACACGGCTCCGTTTCGGCGGGTGGCTGCCGAACTTCGCCGTCCCGGCCACCTTCGCCCGTCACCGCTTCACCGTCCATGTGCCACGTGGGCCCTATGTCAGGGCCCTGCCGGGCATCCCGACCATCCGTCCCTTCGAAGCGATGGCCTGCGGCATCCCCCTGATCAGCGCCCCGTGGGACGACGATGAACACCTTTTCCGCCCGGGACAGGACTTTTTGCCTGTACGCAACGGTGACGAGATGCGGTCAGCCATGCGTGCCCTGCGTGACGACGCCGCCATGGCCGACACGGTAGCCGCCAGCGGCCTCGCGACCGTGCTGGCAAGGCATACCTGCGCCCATCGCGTCGACGAGCTCCTGGCCATCCACGCGTCGCTGGCCGATGCACCCACGTCGAGGATATACGCATGA
- a CDS encoding glycosyltransferase family 4 protein, translating to MAIRRVMMSTDAVGGVWTFSLELAKGLQCHGIEVLLAVLGPAPDGGRLRAAAQVEGLRIAHRPYPLEWMRDASDENQVAAGAWLLDLAAGFSPDVIHLNHFCHGDLAWPAPCVVVAHSCVATWYEYVRGQFPGAEWDDYRRRVSKGLRGAGLVAAPTRSMLDDLQRIYGRLGRTTVMYNGRRADAFPAARKQSYALCAARAWDEAKNVAALDAAAPLSRWPIRVAGDVRHPEGGNARFEHVELLGALGEGSMASQFAHAAIYVLPARYEPFGLSVLEGALAGCALVLGDIPSLRELWEDTACYVPPNDPHAIAEAINRLSRDRRGLHAYGTRARRHASRYTAERMVARWRDTYRGLQGEMAP from the coding sequence ATGGCTATCCGCCGCGTCATGATGAGCACCGATGCCGTCGGCGGGGTCTGGACCTTCTCGCTGGAGTTGGCGAAGGGGCTTCAATGCCACGGTATCGAGGTACTCCTGGCGGTGTTGGGGCCCGCCCCGGACGGCGGGCGCTTGCGGGCGGCCGCCCAGGTGGAGGGGCTGCGTATAGCGCATCGGCCCTATCCGCTGGAGTGGATGCGCGATGCCTCCGACGAAAACCAGGTGGCCGCGGGCGCGTGGCTGCTGGACCTGGCGGCGGGCTTCAGTCCGGATGTGATCCATCTCAACCATTTCTGCCACGGCGACCTCGCCTGGCCGGCGCCGTGCGTCGTGGTGGCGCATTCGTGCGTGGCCACCTGGTACGAGTATGTACGCGGCCAGTTCCCCGGGGCCGAATGGGACGATTACCGACGGCGGGTCAGCAAGGGGCTGAGAGGTGCCGGCCTGGTCGCCGCCCCTACGCGGAGCATGCTCGACGACCTGCAGCGTATCTACGGCAGGCTCGGCCGTACCACCGTGATGTACAACGGGCGGCGCGCGGACGCGTTTCCTGCTGCGCGCAAGCAGTCCTATGCGCTTTGCGCCGCCCGTGCCTGGGACGAGGCGAAGAATGTCGCCGCACTCGATGCGGCGGCGCCGCTGAGTCGCTGGCCGATCCGGGTCGCAGGCGATGTACGTCACCCGGAAGGCGGCAACGCGCGATTCGAGCACGTTGAATTGCTGGGCGCGCTAGGCGAGGGCAGCATGGCCAGCCAGTTCGCCCATGCAGCCATCTATGTGTTGCCGGCGCGCTATGAGCCGTTCGGTCTGTCCGTACTGGAAGGCGCGCTCGCCGGTTGCGCGCTGGTGCTGGGGGACATTCCGTCGCTGCGCGAGTTATGGGAAGACACGGCGTGTTACGTCCCGCCCAATGACCCGCATGCCATCGCCGAGGCGATCAACCGGCTGTCCCGTGATCGCCGGGGCCTGCACGCCTATGGCACCCGCGCCCGCCGGCACGCCAGCCGTTACACCGCGGAGCGCATGGTCGCGCGCTGGCGAGATACCTACCGAGGGCTGCAAGGAGAAATGGCGCCATGA
- a CDS encoding NAD-dependent epimerase/dehydratase family protein, which produces MTPAEGLRRRADAGKGPVMGLLEWFWMGDRELAESSVDELRELGVVHLRFGVSWADYLSDGGPEWYDWLIPMLARHFELLPCFLYTPPSLGESPSTAAPPRELKDYADFLDVCIDRYGEHFEYVELWNEPNNLIEWNYGLDRGWLKFCEMVGNAAAWAKRRGKKTVLGGMSPIDPNWLQTMFDNGLMAYIDVVGVHGFPGSYDMPGESWEQRVQRVVDVLRTNGHAAEVWLTETGYSTWRHDEFAQVRVMTEASRLPVSRVYLLSLRDLSASRPSQAGFHNDERDYHFGIKFADGRPKLLYRLWATHGLEGARAAASWPSPLKRDMPVSVVTGGAGFIGSNIADRLAAAGRRVRVIDSLARAGVEDNLAWLRGRHGDLIEFSPCDIRDRHQLADVFGGAEEVFHLAGQVAVTSSLDDPITDFDVNLGGAVNVLEAARRQKHVPPVIFASTNKVYGGLGDIELEVVDRRYQPVNRDWLEHGVGESRPLDFHSPYGCSKGGADQYIRDYARCMGVPSVVFRMSCIYGPRQFGTEDQGWVAHFLIRALEGKPITLYGDGMQVRDILYVDDVVEAYLLAARRMCELAGRAFNLGGGPANTISLLQLLDWIQSLTGRKPALQHASWRPGDQRYYVSDTRAFQTASAWRSRVDARDGVARLYRWLRAYRASREGDAVTEEGEWSWLSAAS; this is translated from the coding sequence ATGACGCCGGCTGAAGGGCTTCGTCGTCGCGCCGATGCCGGTAAGGGTCCCGTGATGGGCCTGCTCGAGTGGTTCTGGATGGGCGATCGCGAACTGGCTGAATCGTCGGTCGATGAATTACGTGAACTGGGCGTCGTTCACTTGCGCTTTGGCGTGTCGTGGGCCGATTACCTCAGTGATGGCGGCCCGGAGTGGTACGACTGGCTGATACCGATGCTGGCGCGCCATTTCGAACTGCTGCCGTGCTTCCTGTACACGCCGCCGTCGCTGGGCGAGAGCCCCAGCACCGCGGCTCCGCCACGCGAGTTGAAGGACTACGCCGATTTCCTCGACGTGTGCATTGACCGCTATGGCGAGCATTTCGAGTACGTCGAACTGTGGAATGAGCCCAACAACCTGATCGAATGGAACTACGGGCTCGACCGCGGTTGGTTGAAATTCTGCGAGATGGTCGGCAATGCCGCCGCCTGGGCGAAACGGCGCGGCAAGAAGACCGTGCTGGGCGGCATGTCGCCGATTGACCCGAACTGGCTGCAGACGATGTTCGACAACGGCCTGATGGCGTACATCGACGTGGTCGGCGTGCATGGCTTCCCGGGCAGCTATGACATGCCCGGGGAATCGTGGGAGCAGCGCGTGCAGCGGGTGGTCGACGTTCTCCGGACGAACGGGCACGCCGCCGAGGTCTGGCTGACCGAGACCGGTTACTCGACGTGGCGGCATGACGAGTTCGCCCAGGTCCGCGTCATGACCGAGGCGAGCCGGCTTCCGGTCTCGCGTGTCTACTTGCTCTCACTGCGCGACCTGTCCGCCAGCCGGCCTTCGCAGGCGGGTTTCCACAACGATGAGCGTGATTATCACTTCGGCATCAAGTTCGCCGACGGCCGGCCGAAGTTACTATATCGCCTGTGGGCAACGCATGGCCTGGAGGGCGCACGCGCGGCAGCTTCATGGCCGTCGCCGCTGAAGCGCGATATGCCTGTGTCCGTCGTCACCGGCGGCGCGGGTTTCATCGGCTCCAATATCGCCGACCGTCTGGCGGCTGCGGGACGACGGGTGCGGGTGATCGACAGCCTGGCCCGCGCCGGTGTCGAGGACAACCTGGCCTGGCTGCGCGGACGTCACGGCGACCTGATCGAGTTCTCGCCTTGCGATATCCGCGACCGGCACCAACTCGCCGACGTCTTCGGTGGCGCCGAGGAAGTCTTCCACCTGGCGGGACAGGTAGCGGTGACCTCGAGCCTGGACGATCCGATCACCGATTTCGACGTCAATCTCGGCGGGGCAGTCAACGTGCTGGAAGCGGCCCGGCGGCAGAAACATGTGCCGCCGGTGATCTTCGCCTCGACCAACAAGGTCTACGGTGGCCTGGGAGATATCGAACTGGAGGTGGTTGACCGGCGCTACCAGCCCGTGAACCGCGACTGGCTCGAACACGGTGTCGGCGAGTCGCGGCCCCTGGATTTCCACAGCCCCTACGGCTGCTCCAAAGGCGGCGCCGACCAGTACATACGCGATTACGCACGCTGCATGGGCGTGCCTTCGGTGGTCTTCCGCATGAGTTGTATCTATGGCCCGCGCCAGTTCGGTACGGAAGACCAGGGCTGGGTTGCCCATTTCCTGATCCGGGCACTGGAGGGCAAGCCGATAACGCTCTACGGCGATGGCATGCAGGTGCGCGACATTCTTTATGTGGACGATGTGGTCGAGGCCTACCTGCTGGCGGCGCGGCGTATGTGCGAGTTGGCCGGTCGCGCGTTCAACCTGGGCGGCGGCCCGGCCAATACGATCAGCCTGCTGCAACTGCTGGACTGGATTCAATCCCTGACCGGGCGCAAGCCGGCACTGCAGCACGCCTCGTGGCGTCCGGGCGACCAGCGCTATTACGTCTCGGACACGCGCGCCTTCCAGACGGCGAGCGCCTGGCGCTCGCGGGTCGACGCCCGGGACGGCGTGGCGCGCCTTTACCGTTGGTTGCGCGCCTATCGCGCATCGCGCGAAGGCGATGCGGTCACGGAAGAGGGCGAGTGGTCATGGCTATCCGCCGCGTCATGA
- a CDS encoding NAD-dependent epimerase/dehydratase family protein, with amino-acid sequence MSKTVLITGGAGFIGSWLADRLLADGYRVRALDILSPQVHGGERQRPAYLDGGVELMEGDVRDPDAVRRALDGVDGVYHLAAAVGVGQSMYEIAGYTSINNLGTAVLLEALAERPVERLVVASSMSIYGEGMYADIGGNPVAGQRRSREQLQRGDWELRDKQGDVLRPLPTNESKQPDLSSVYALSKYDQERLCLMVGEAYGVPTTALRFFNVYGPRQALSNPYTGVLAIFAARLLNDNPPAIFEDGMQQRDFVSVRDVARACSLAYDSPAAVGQVINVGSGNAYTIADIARRLGEAAGHPLQPDIVGKYRVGDIRHCVADISLAERLIGFRPEVDMDRGMEELVGWLATTSAVDRVVEASAELHRRGLTL; translated from the coding sequence ATGAGCAAGACCGTCCTCATCACCGGCGGTGCCGGCTTTATCGGGTCCTGGCTGGCCGATCGCCTGCTGGCCGACGGTTACCGGGTACGCGCCCTCGACATCCTGAGCCCGCAGGTACACGGCGGCGAGCGCCAGCGGCCCGCCTACCTCGACGGCGGCGTCGAACTGATGGAAGGCGATGTGCGCGACCCCGATGCCGTGCGTCGTGCGCTGGATGGCGTCGACGGTGTGTATCATCTCGCCGCCGCGGTCGGCGTCGGCCAGAGCATGTACGAGATCGCAGGTTATACCTCGATCAACAACCTCGGCACCGCCGTGTTGCTCGAAGCACTCGCGGAGCGTCCCGTGGAGCGGCTGGTAGTCGCCTCGAGCATGAGCATCTACGGCGAAGGCATGTACGCCGACATCGGCGGAAACCCCGTGGCCGGGCAACGGCGCAGCCGCGAACAATTGCAACGCGGTGACTGGGAACTGCGCGACAAGCAAGGTGACGTGCTGCGCCCTCTGCCGACCAACGAAAGCAAGCAGCCAGACCTTTCGTCGGTGTATGCCCTGTCCAAGTACGACCAGGAACGCTTGTGCCTGATGGTTGGCGAGGCGTATGGCGTGCCGACAACCGCGCTGCGCTTCTTCAACGTTTACGGTCCCAGACAGGCACTGTCGAACCCGTATACCGGCGTGTTGGCGATCTTTGCCGCCCGCCTGCTCAACGACAACCCGCCGGCGATTTTCGAAGACGGCATGCAGCAGCGCGATTTCGTGAGCGTGCGCGACGTGGCGCGCGCCTGCAGCCTCGCTTACGACTCGCCAGCGGCGGTGGGGCAGGTGATCAACGTGGGCAGCGGCAACGCCTACACCATCGCCGACATCGCACGGCGTCTCGGTGAAGCGGCAGGGCATCCGCTCCAGCCCGACATTGTCGGCAAATACCGCGTCGGTGATATCCGCCACTGCGTCGCGGACATCTCGCTTGCCGAGCGACTCATCGGGTTTCGTCCCGAGGTCGACATGGATCGGGGCATGGAAGAACTGGTCGGCTGGCTGGCCACCACCAGCGCGGTGGACCGTGTGGTGGAAGCCAGCGCGGAGCTGCATCGGCGAGGGCTGACGCTATGA
- a CDS encoding UDP-glucuronic acid decarboxylase family protein: protein MAKAPVLEGVASSPSVPLHVVVAGAAGFVGSHLVDRLLAEGHRVTGVDDLITGRRSNLGHLARHPRFRLMEHDISRPFDIEEPIDWVMHLASPASPPKYQQWPIETLEANSFGTHHLLRMAHEHGAKFLLASTSEVYGDPLHHPQQEDDWGNVNCNGPRSMYDEGKRYAEAATMAFHRHHGLPVRIIRIFNTYGPRMDAHDGRIVTNFICQALAGEPLTIFGDGMQTRSLQFVSDLVEGILRYMDCDHCGPMNLGNPVERTVTEIAELIIRLAGSSSTLVYRDLPENDPRRRRPDISRAQEALGWTPVVTAEEGLALTIEAFRRELTPARRRRASSAGELGATASA from the coding sequence ATGGCAAAGGCTCCTGTTCTGGAAGGCGTCGCTTCGTCGCCTTCAGTTCCACTGCATGTCGTTGTCGCCGGTGCGGCAGGCTTCGTCGGCAGCCATCTGGTCGATCGGCTGCTCGCCGAGGGTCACCGGGTTACCGGCGTCGACGACCTGATCACCGGCCGTCGTTCCAACCTCGGTCACCTTGCCAGGCATCCACGTTTCCGGTTGATGGAACACGATATCTCCCGGCCTTTCGACATCGAAGAACCCATCGACTGGGTGATGCATCTGGCAAGCCCGGCATCTCCGCCGAAATACCAGCAGTGGCCCATCGAGACCCTCGAGGCGAACAGCTTCGGCACACATCACCTGCTGCGCATGGCCCACGAACACGGCGCCAAGTTCCTGCTCGCCAGCACCAGCGAGGTATATGGCGATCCGTTACACCACCCGCAACAGGAAGACGACTGGGGCAACGTCAACTGCAACGGACCGCGTAGCATGTACGACGAAGGCAAGCGTTATGCCGAGGCGGCGACCATGGCCTTCCACCGCCATCACGGACTGCCGGTCAGGATCATCCGTATTTTCAATACGTACGGACCGCGCATGGATGCCCACGACGGTCGCATCGTTACCAACTTCATCTGCCAGGCGCTGGCCGGCGAGCCGCTCACGATCTTCGGCGACGGCATGCAGACCCGTAGCCTGCAGTTCGTCTCTGACCTTGTCGAAGGTATCCTCCGTTACATGGACTGCGACCATTGCGGTCCGATGAACCTCGGCAATCCCGTCGAACGGACCGTGACGGAGATCGCAGAGCTGATCATCCGCCTGGCCGGCAGTTCCTCCACGCTGGTCTACCGGGATCTTCCGGAGAACGACCCGAGGCGCCGGCGGCCCGACATCAGTCGGGCGCAGGAAGCGCTGGGGTGGACGCCGGTCGTGACTGCCGAAGAAGGCCTGGCTTTGACCATCGAGGCGTTCCGGCGCGAGTTGACGCCAGCCCGGCGGCGTCGCGCCAGCAGCGCTGGAGAACTCGGGGCGACGGCGAGCGCCTGA